The genomic interval GGCCGATTTCGGGCAGCGAACGCGAGGTCAGGGCCTTGGCGAGGAACATCGCGATCTGGCGCGGACGCACGACGTCGCGCGAGCGACGGGCCGAGAGCAGTTCGTTGCGCGGCACTTTATAGTGGCGCGAGACGATCTTGAGGATGTCTTCGATGCGAACCCGGCGCGCTTCACGCGCGCGGATCAGGTCGCCGAGGGTCTTTTCGGCCAGCGGAACCGTGATCAGTTCGCCAGTCAGCTGGTTGGCAGCGACGAGCCGATTGACGGCGCCATCGAGATCGCGGCCATGGCTGACCACGGCGCGGGCGACATAGTCGATCACCGGCACGGGGAAGTGCATGCCGTAACGGGCCGAGGACTGCTCGGCGCGACGCTGCACGATGGCGCGGCGCAGATCGAGATCAAAACCGGAAATCGGCACGACCAGTCCCCCCGAGAGGCGCGAACGGACGCGCTCATCGAGCATTTCGAGATCACGCGGCGGCGCATCGCCAGCCACGACAACCTGCTTGGCGCCGGTGAGCAGCGTGCCCAGCGTGTGGCCAAATTCGGTGGCGGACTTGCCCTGGAGGAACTGCATGTCGTCGATCAGCAGCAGGTCGACCCGGCGCAGCCATTCCTTAAAGCCGAGCGCGCTCTGGCGCTGCACGGCCGTGATGAAATGGTACATGAAGTGGTCGGCGGTCAGATAGACGATGTTCTTGGTTGGATCGGCCTGCTGCACCGCATGGGCGATGGCATTGAGCAGGTGCGACTTGCCCAGACCGACGGTCGAATGAATGTAGACCGGATTGAAGGTCACGGTGTTGTTGGCGGCGGCCGCAGCGATCTGCTTGGCCACGCCCAGCGCCATTTCATTGGCATCGCCAGCCACGAAGCTGTCGAAGGTCATGCGCGGATCGATGGCGCTACCGGCCAGAGCGTCGCCCTTGGCGGCG from Devosia sp. 2618 carries:
- the dnaA gene encoding chromosomal replication initiator protein DnaA — its product is MITSDTSEGQRELWNRVRARLKAGVGEDVFASWFARLELEEIVEDVVHLSAPTRFLCSWVQSNYADRILESFRQDNEDVARIQVTLRVNGQARPRLVQAAAEAPAASEVATPAIAAAPQPLATTQPRLGRDNSAAKGDALAGSAIDPRMTFDSFVAGDANEMALGVAKQIAAAAANNTVTFNPVYIHSTVGLGKSHLLNAIAHAVQQADPTKNIVYLTADHFMYHFITAVQRQSALGFKEWLRRVDLLLIDDMQFLQGKSATEFGHTLGTLLTGAKQVVVAGDAPPRDLEMLDERVRSRLSGGLVVPISGFDLDLRRAIVQRRAEQSSARYGMHFPVPVIDYVARAVVSHGRDLDGAVNRLVAANQLTGELITVPLAEKTLGDLIRAREARRVRIEDILKIVSRHYKVPRNELLSARRSRDVVRPRQIAMFLAKALTSRSLPEIGRRFGGRDHTTVLHSVRKVEQMIKDDLELAQEIELLKRMLEE